Within the Gossypium raimondii isolate GPD5lz chromosome 12, ASM2569854v1, whole genome shotgun sequence genome, the region AGGCTTGGATGACTCAAACGATCTAAAGGAAATGTTCCTAAATCATGTTTAGATTCTTATGCCTCCTAagattttgcctcaagaaagttactaagtcaattctaagaACTTAAACCTTTATGCATGTCTATTTCTAAGGAAATTcaattttcatggaaaaaggCTACATAAGACCTAATaacatacaagcattccataattcaagataacataaaaaaaactcagTTAAAATCAAAAATCATACTTGTATGTGAGCTAAATtatgaacaaaaattttctttgaacatcattttatttcagCATACTTATGTGTAATCATTGAAACATACTGaaagaaactttaaaattcattcaaatattTCCTTAAATAAATTCCATGCTAATATTGCCCTACCCCCAgcttaaaaagaagcaatgtcctcattgtgtAAGCAAAGTAATGAATGAGAACCGAGCACTAGGTAGGATAGCAAGAAAGAAGGTTCGTCATCTAATTGTTGAAAAGTGGTGATCTCATTCTGCAACTTAGCATTTTTTCTAGGTGGGAAGTATTTTACTAGAAAGTATTCAGCTAATTCTTACCAAGTAGAAATTGAATTGGATGGCAACGAATTAAGCCATACTCATGCTCAATCTCGCAATGAGTATAGAAACAAATTTAACCTCAGCGCGTCTTCAATTACACCAGCTATTTTGAAGGGATCACTCAccttaaaaaataatcgaaGGTGAAGATATGGATCTTCTGTGGGCATTTAATTGAATTGGCTGATTGTTCGAAACATCGAAAACATCACAGGCTTCAATTCAAATGATGATGCATTAATCTCCGATCTCTTAATTCCCGGATTTAGTTCGTTAAGAAGTGGCATGGCACactcactacaccaaaacaggcttttagcggcatttttagtggcgtttggacaaaaaattcCGCTAAATATccatcattagcggcgctttacggaaaacgctgctaaaaacaagcattagcggcattttccagaaagcgccgcaaaaaaccttaGCCCAACGACGCCATTTTCCTAGCTTTCAGggatttagcggtgtttttaaaaaatcgccgctaatgctcaaggctttagcggcgtttttgataaagcgccgcaaaaaaacctaagctgaacgacgccgttttctgaactttaggggatttagcggcgcttttgagaaagcgccgcaaaaaaacctaagcccaacgacaccgttttctgagctttaggggatttagcggcatttttaagaaagcgtcgctaatgctaagggatttagcggtgtttttgagaaagcgccgcaaaaaaacctaaccccaatgacgccgttttctgagctttcagggatttagcggcgtttttgggaaagtgCCGTAAAAAATCAAAGCCCAACTGAGCTTTCAGGGGATTTAGCGatgtttttgagaaagcgccgctaatgcttagggATTTAGCGacatttttgagaaagcgccgcaaaaaaacctaagcccaacgacatcgttttttaagctttcggggatttagcggagtttttaagaaagcgccgcaaaaaaatcTAAGCctaacgacgccgttttctgagctttcggggatttagcggtgtttttaagaaagcgccgctaatgctcagggctttagcagCATTTTTGGGAAAGCTCcgcaaaaaaaatcaaagcccAACTGAGCTTTCGGGggatttagcggtgtttttaagaaagcgccgctaatgcccagggatttaacggcgtttttgagaaagtgCTGCagaaaaaacctaagcccaacgacgtcgttttctgagctttcggggatttagcggcgtttttaagaaagcaccgctaatgctcagggctttagcgacgtttttgggaaagcgccgcaaaaaaacctaagcccaacgacgtcgttttctgagcttttgggggatttagcggcgtttttaagaaagcgccgcaaaataacctaagcccaacgacgccgttttctgagctttcggggatttagcggcgtttttaataatttgtctatttaatttatttaattaattatttatttaatttatttatttatattaattaaaattcaatttatttttaattgaatatttgttaaaatggataattttgaaataatgacacgtagaaataatttaaaataaaaaacatagaaaaatatttgttaaaaatggaaaaattaaattactattatatatttaaaataaatttaaatttttttgggtacatgatgattgatttttaatttatatataaaataagttcatatataattgtaaaagatacgatagtattaattttaaaatatttaattaattatcattatagtttagggtttaatatatatggtttagggtatatagttaatttaggatttaagaccagtttaggagttacaattttaaggtttatagattatggaattagggattatggattagggattttggggttaggggttaaggatttaaggtttatagattcagtgtcaggttagggtttagattaattagtgtgttctaatttggggttgggtttagggtttatggtttggattaattagtattttttaatttatatattaattaagttcttatataattgtaaaagagggttagggttagggtttagattaattgatgtttttaaatttatatattaaataatttattatataattgtaaaagaaataatattaattttaatatagtaaaattatgattatagtttaaattatataagagataatagatcaaaattatatatattaaatggtttagcattaattaaggtttactttagatttgttaaatgatgaaattttatacaattaattaatgttttatatttaaaaatatttaatctaaatttagattaaatagtttaaatcatttgatatatttaaatattaaatttaaaaatggataattaaataaattaatgtaataaattaatgtaatgaTTGAcaataaaagagataatatgaattttaatttattaaaattatcattaatatagtttttaaagtttttttcatattttaaaattttttgttttgttttcttacataaaaattttaaaattttaaaatttatctaattcttttaaatattacttaaattttcaaaatttatttatttaaaattgatatgaattatataataattaaatataaaattgtaaaaaaaagtcaatcattagcggcgtttatgagaaaaacgccgcaaaaggtaagcaatagcggcgttttgacgaaaaacgccacaaatatgtattaaatttttcaaaacgtGAAGTTCACtgtagaaatttaattttatttttagtttacttACAAAAATTTGCACTgattttttcccaaatttccccCCTAAAACCCAAAAACGAAAAAACCCCAAATTTCCCCCTAAAATGGAGGCACCAAAGACGATTCATCTTCTTTGATGAGAGTAGCAGTGTGAGGAATGGGAATTCATCTTCTCATTTGTTGAAACCTGAATCTGGAGAGATATTGAATTTTGGTGAGAGTAAGAGAAGTGGGAATGGGAATTTATTCACAGGAAACTCTCCGTTCGCCGTGGAGAACAAGAAGAGGTCGCCTAATTCAAGAGGGAGCAACAAAGAAGCTATGCTTTTGTTTACTTCAGGTGTAATTTTACCTTCATCTGGTGTGGTGAAGAGCCTGAAAAGAGGCCTCGAAAATGGGGGAGAAAATCGACTAACGGAAGAGAAGAGCCTCTAAATCATGTTGAAGCGAAGCGTCAAAGAAGGGAGAAGCTTAACCAGAAGCTTTTTGGTGTCTGTGACCCAGTATTTATTTTCTTGgatgattgatttttattttgtaggtGTGATTGTGTTCTATAAATTAGTCGTGGTTGAGGGAATGAGCATGAGAGCACTCATTGCTTACAGATTCATCTTTGCCACTGCTTGTATAACTCCACTTTTTTTCATCTTTGAAAGGTAACTTTCACAATTCCTCATataatctgtttttttttactgtATAGGTTTTGATACCAGAATAATTCAAGAACTTAATCTTTGGTCAACCAACATAAACATAGTCAAACATGGTGGACACCATCATACTAGCACCAAATATGCTGCTGTTGGCGATCAAGTCTTAGGCTCCTTGTTGGCTTTAGCTTCTTGCCTAGCTATACGTGAGAGAAGGGTTTGAAATTATTGGAACTCTTCCTTTGTACCAAAAgggtgtgtatatatatatatgttgtgtGTATGTGtgcattattatatatattgggtttttgtttctttcatagttgatatatatctattttttttctttttgctaatTTTAACTCCATTTCAGCCTCCACTGAAAAGACTCCTGACAATGTTTTTGGGGGTAAGTAATTATATGTAATTACATAAAGCTTAGACataataaaccctaaaatctaatttaatttatctacaAAATCGCTGCAACAGATGTTATAAATCAAATTACGAAACTAATTAATATGAATTGATTGTTTCACAGTACCATGTCATCAAAACTCGAACAGACACACACAAGAAAAAGGTAAGTAAATTGAACAACTCAAATTATCAACCTCTTTCTTAAGAAAAGggttttatttgattcaaaatttggAGAAATTTTATACCTTTTCTTGTTGCAGGTAAGGAATTTGGAGGAAAGACATGCAAATCTTGTCATGGACTTGGTAAGAATCTTTGGGGATTGAATTTCATAgtaatttgtaattttcttaATGTTATGATCATCTAATAGTTGAATGAAATGTAGGGTAAATTAAAGGCTTCATCATTATCTTCCTTTTCTACCTTGTTTTAAGATTTTTTGTTGCACTTAACGGCATGAAACCTTGCATTAGTAACTGTAATTGTTCGTGGGTTAGAAAGACAAGTGCCAAAATAGGATTTGAGAAGTTTTAAACTATGATGCAAATATGATTAggtttatatgcatataaatagCATTCAGATAGGCTTCAGAAGAACAAATAGCAAAAGTCTTAACAAGGTTGCAATGTCTCTGCTGATTGTTCTGTGGTGGATTATATGATAGGAAGTTGACGACAGCTGcatatgtttaatatttgaatACTCCTTTTTTCATCGAATATGTTAGTATCTTGATTTccgttttctttttctaatatttCATTGTTATCTATTACAGGATCAGATGCAATGGGTTGCATGGAAGAGGCTTTTAGCTTTTGAGAAGTAAAACGCACAGCATTTCTTCCCCACCcccttttttatgatttaaatttcagCCATGGTAGAAGGTTCATCGAATTGGGCACTACCACTCTAggaatttactattttttaattaagaaaatatgatcTCTTGATTTATTGTACAAGAAAtggtttcttaattttaatttcattgtttttggATATTGACATTTTTGGTTCTAATGAGTATAAATATCATATGAACTGGAATAAGTTGAGCAGTTACGTGGACTGCCATCAATATGCCCAACTCCAATATGCCATCAATATTGTTTTTCGTGTTCAAATGTTTGGAAGCCAAGTATTGGATTATAGCTTgacttttataaattatatgacAAAATAATGTTTCTGGCGCATATTTTGGATCTCAAGCACTTTGGTGTGAAGTGCATTCATACAATAAGATTTCAGTTTAAATCCGAATGCAATTGTTTATTATTGTGAACGGATATGTCTTGTTTTTCCGTGAACAGCATGGGAGCTTTTCTTCTTAGTGCGGGAACTAAAGGTATATAAATAGATTTCTGTCGTTCATAGCTCCGTTGATTGGTGTAGTTTCTTGTTCTATCTGCTAAACTTACATATTCCTTTGTTCTCTTCAAAACTTCAGGAAAACAGTATAGTTTACCTAATTCACGGGTAATGATACACCAGCCTCTTGGTGGAGCTGAAGGAGGTcaaattgatattgatattcAGGTATTATGCTTTTTTTCTCAAACAAGccttgtgtttaaattttgtactTCCTTCCTTACCCTCTGTATGAATATTAAACATGATTCTCAGGCAAATGAAATGTTGCATCATAAGGCtgacttaaatttaaacattttcctGACACACGCTGCATTATTGTTGAACTCagcatgttttgtttttttttttgtttttcccatTACAGCTGCTGTAGTTATGCAAAGAGAATGGGGCCTGCCAATAATAATGAGCATGTAGGCACTAAATCTGCAGTTCAAATTCGAAGCCATGCTCAAAAGTTTTTCTCTAAGTCTCATTGCTTTGAGTTCATTACAAGATTTCCTTGATTAAGTAgatgtattatatcttttattaccaaggtttacttgattaagaaaataaattgtattttttattaccttgcaatGTGTATAGTCATAGGCAGGTTCAACTAGTTAGTCTAtttctcatatgtattatttattttagttttgattctaaatttttatttttactttaatatttacaacaacttgagttctaacttttggattttaattgtgttattaatttattattttaaattctaaaataaattcattaatttttatatttagttttaaagttaaaattttcatagcaaatttaatttaaataatattttttaattatccttaaaagtatatttaaagttcaaatttaaaaaataaaacataatataatatttatcataaaaataaatattatttgattaaaataatttttttaaatgttatgtttttagtggcgtttttgcgagaagcatcgctaaaggtcctgatctTTAATGGCGTTTGTggaataagcgccgctaaaggtcttgatctttagcggcgtttgtgggaaaagcgtcgCTGAAGGtcctgatctttagcggcgtttgtggtaaCAGCACCGCTAAAGatcctgatctatagcggcatttgtgggaaaagcgccgctaaagatcctgatctatagcggcgtttgtggaaaagcaccgctaaaggtcctaacctatagcggcgtttgtggggaaagcgtcgctaaaggtcatgatctatagcggcgtttatttctaaaaacacCGCAAACAACAGTggcgttttttgcggcgctttcaaaaacgccgcaaatacttttagcggcgttaaaaagcgccgctaaaggcataaaaaaacgccgttaaaaacctgttttggtgtagtgactaTCTTATGGATCggtccctatcatcagcaataataATTGGATTTCGAGCATTAGCGGTTGCATTCCCTTGAACATCATTTTGATTCTCAAGGTCCATTTCTACAGCTTGTCTCTAGGCTAATTTTTCTCGTCTTCTTTGTCTAAATGCCCgctcaatttcagggtctacatggactaaatctatGATTCAATCTATGCTCATGAAgacctgaaaagaaaatcacaaaaagactaaataaaaaaataataataaaaggaaagagaaaaacttaaagaattaattagtaaagttagaaattaaataaaaataaaataaaaaccaaactgcaaaaaataatttcacaaaaatgatTAAGGTAACAGTCCACGGCAACGacaccaaaaacttgtaacggaTTTTTATACAAGTGTAGACAATCGTTCAAGTAATATgtaagtaaaatgagttattgTCTCCATAGAGACTGTGTGTTAATCGATTACTTGCAAAATTATAAGTTCACAATTTGgtataaaaacacaataaattgaatggtgatgattaaattatgtaGATGCAaaattgatccctaatgcaattttaatctaagtatgcaaactatctAAATGAATGAATAGATAGactttagcaacaaaaacaatcaacataaaataggctaggataattatattaatcaactcaattcattttcatcatgcttaacagtgttcgaaaaacattccattgcaactcaatctttcatgagttAGTAAACCAAGTTAAGTCCTCTaggaatcttttacttagtgaaatattcattttactgatcatattaaactaagggtttcttataATTTATGCAAGATAACAAAGACATTTACgtttgaaacaattttgtcacataaacctaaaaactatgcaagatagTAGAgttaactaaagatattataaaCCTCTAATTTAGTCAGGtttaatgatctaaattaagcattgcactttttaattatatgtctACTAGCCGTCGTCTAATTAGGATCACTCAGCTAATATGAATGCATctaatcacgtatgaatgaaatacatcttgattttaattgaaaacatgatcgactaAGGCACAACattaatcaaacaaatattACGGAATTATCATAATCATCCTAGTAAACATAATTGAGCCAACATTTTTTATGTCAAGATCAATAAACACAAagcaaacatgattaaattaaacaacatGAAGGAAAAAGTAAACTCTGATTTAGTGCAGTAGCCGTTAAAATCTTTTTGACTGAGCTTCCTTTGCTAAGGGTTTCTCAAGTTGGCCAGCAAAAAGATGGTCTTGACAAGGCCTTTATTGGCTAAATAATGGAAAGGGAGATGGAGTGGCTAAACATGGAAATGGAAAAGGGAAATGAGAGAATGAAGGAATAAGAGATGCTTGATGAATGAATGGATTAAGGGATGCTTTGAAAGATGAAAGGTGTGTGGTATTTAGAGGTGAAGTTGGTGGCtgattttgctaaaaatagcatcACATCTCCCTTGATTCTATCCCTTCTATGGTCGGCCATGATGTGTGGAAAGGGGGTGATTTAGTTGCTTGATTTGAGCACAAGATCATGCTATTTTTAGCCAGGGTTGGAGGATTTCAAAGGTAAGACTTGTGTGCCAATTTCTTATGTCTTTCCAACTTTAGGTTCCTCTAAGAAAATATCCCAAAGCTGATTTTTGGACAGCCATATGCTTGTGCTGAAATTGGGCTTGACTCCCTCTTGTTGGATGGTTTCTTAGTccaataattaatcaaaaatgTCCATCATGTAGCAATACTTTTACTAGGTCAAATTAACATCCTTATAACCCAATTTTGTATGGTCTTGCCATCCAAATAGATTGGATGTGTGCATGTCCATGCAACATTTATATTAATCTCATATTCCATAGTCTCACTGCATagtaaaaattaacatattaataattaacaagaaaataatataaattatgcataaaaatcatttaataaatcataatttcgCATACTTCGTAAGTTCATAtctcatattaaaatttaagcaaaatccaattaatttagtaacaatTACTCAAGATTAATATAACTATTAAGTCAAAAGgtgataaaaatcaaattagttTATTATCATATTACGCCATGGGTCTCAGCCACATGGACTTGCACATCCTCATGTCATGATCTGCCATTCTAGTCTTTATTTCACTGGATGTATCACCATGAGTGTTTTACTTATCCTATAATAACATAGGTCTCTACCACATGGACTTACACGTATCTTCATATCATGATCTGCTAGTGTGGTTAGCACTATAATTGCCCTATCAGAGGCATCACGTGGGGTGTTTTACTAAGAAGTTACTTAACTAGATTTGTTTACATACCTGACTGGTTCTTACTTTATCATATTAGGTTTCATATCCATGCTTACCATTTAACTACATACTTACAATTTAACTCATTCAAACAGTACCTCACACATGCAGAATCTTTACAATACTTTGCGTACACACTTACCAGTTATCCGAGATGTTGTCGTCACATATAAATCTACTTGAACAGTTCATATACAAGAGCCAGGATAGAGAATCACCTGGTATTCACTTACTATAGCTTAGAGTTTCAAACTCGAACATCCTTTTCGAACCAACAACAATAACTACTTAAAGAATACGGAACCACCATTAAAACCCAATTACAGACAATTTATGAGCATATCAATTACAAATGATCCCCATGCAAGATCTCTTGTTCataacttattatttatttacttcttAATagtcttattctttaaaaaaacttagCATGCAAAACTATCAGACTTACCAGGAGGTGGAATATCCATTGATTAACTCAAAACTTTAGGTTTCAACTTAATAAAGAATAAGAGAACATTTAAGTTTAAGAAGAATAACCAAAGATTAatattgaaagaagaaaaatcatcCCTAAACAAACCTTTCACACCATATATAGATTTAGTTCCTCCTAATGGAACTTGAAAAGTGTCGATTGTATCCAgaatttttcctaataaatggCCTATAAAATTCGAGAGAAATTTAATGAGGATCctatacaaatattatttgacAAGTCAATTTAGTTAACTCCTAACCAGATCAAATTACAAAACCCAATTAGCACAGTGCTCAGGCAAATTAGGTGTACTATACTTTTGGTGGTAACTCTCCCCtgacttactcttctcttgttatattcttttcttaaatAGCAGAATACCCTGAGATAAAATCTTTAATTACTTTTACGATGGATATTGTACGCGAAACTCTAATCCGCCAAAAGACTGCTAATAGATGGACTACACTACTCTAAACAAATAACTTAACATGTACACATCTTCTAATCGAATCCTCTAAATTTAGGGTGTAACAACTTAGATGATTACGACTTTTTTCTTGGCTTGAATGTAACACTCATTTGGCGATTCCTGAGTTTGGCGCGTAACCTAAAAGTAGTCTAAGTGGCGCAGTTCTATCCGTCCGATTGATGCTCTTGGTGTATACTTCGAGCGCATAATTGATGATAAAGTATCAAGTAAGAATTGCTTTATGTATgtgtaaagatgtaaaaaagAAGATATTGGTATGAGTATTGAGGGTTTTGGGGGTATTATAGGTATCACCAAAAGTATAGTGCACAAAGTTTGTTTAGTTAGTGTGCTAGTTAAGTTCTAACGAGATGGTCAGGAATGAATGAAGgatgaattatatataaattgtattcTCCTATATGTTTCTCTACAACTATAAACCATTAGTTAAGGCAGCCTTGAAAGTTTATGACACATGTCAAGTTTCACTAAGAGAacatgagtttttatttatatatattgataaggGCATGAGAAGAGAGTTATCTTCTTTcttcctgtaacaccccttccCCGAGATCATTGCCGGAGTCGAActcgaggcattactttacttaaaaattcggggcataaaattttacttttgaaattaatttcactattcacaacaaagctgtccacctgcgcagcagttactaatttagttataactcaagcgaaaaaatttaaaatttaaatccgtaaattctccttgaaactagactcatatttcttcttaccataaatttttcagaattttttgttcagcaaattagtacattttattagttaaattctcccctgtttcaccacttgactatcctgacctcttgtcactaaaaataagctttctcattgtatgattttaatatggtgttctcacttgtttctacagaaaatagactccataaggaatctataaatataaactaaaactcataaccattttttaaaaatttttaatgattttctaaactcagaacagaggactccaaaaatagctctgaccctgtctcactaaaattcacatatcttaaaatataaaattcattttgctgcatcattatttttatatgaaattagactcaataagatttaattctatatatcatttatcttctaattcattttatactatcctaggtgatttttcaaattcacatcaTCATTGCTActtgaaatctgtttctttgtaattttactctttcatgatttctatgcatgatttatcacccaaacatttgtaacaacaaacaccttcatacttagtaattttaacaaccattcatcatcaaataattacatatcattctttagcaaaatcataaatacaaacattcaaaataactaagtccctatacatgccataacccaaacatggttcatcataaaataccgagttgttgtcgttgatagtgtggacgatctccgacgtctttaagttCCCAAAAGGAGCtttacaatactataagagaaagaaaaaaaaaagaagtaagcataaagcttagtaagtttactagcaagtaaataacaacatttaacacaaataattaaactcaaatgtcaagatctctagtttactctttatttaatctcattctcgtTCTCTTGCTGGTTTACTTAGCTAACTCATGATCGTAACTTATTCCACTCTTGTTGAAACATTGagtatcaattgataatatagtaaattcttaactcttataactcatctgAGCTTGCCgtttatgcttttaaatgaactttcattaacatgattcctttactagcccgttgagccacattggaataataaggatacttgggtcttttctgataataatatgtcaaagccatgtcccagacatggtcttacatgggatgttctcatatcggtgcccatgccatgtcccagacatggtcttacgggggacctctcatctcagtgccaacgccatgtcccaaacatggtcttacatgagacctctcatctcggtgccaacgccatgtcccagacatggtcttacaagGGACTTCTTTACCCAAacgtcatgacatttgtatctgatacattccttatgtttcaacgggattttttaacactaattctctatcatctcatacttgagtcaacattaaataaattcatgaaataaatatataattgctggaaaataacaacattaattataattattaaaatattgcatttatttaccgtaaacttacctcggtacaaaatatagccaaattcaccaacttagccttcaactttattctttcctttgtctaacctcgagtttcgttcttcttgatctaaaatagcaaaattaactcatttaatactcacatttatcaaaatagtcctcaactctaacttttgtaaaattatgattttgcccttaaacttttacataattacatttttgccccaaggctcagaaattaaacttcatctcatattattatgttttatgacatgctgaacattttttccttctatggcaacatcaaattcccactctaacacttataaaaattaggtattttttatcaattatgtcaacttactcgttttcacttaaaatcgcttagcaaaagttgtttaacataatttctagcttcatagtccaccataaaacatcaaaataaacacatttcatctatgggtatttttctaaatatgaaccctaggttaaattattgctagaataggCTAAGTTAAGCTACtgggatctcaaaaacataaagagcattaaaaacggggcttgggatcacttactatagagcttggaagcttgaaaaccctaactatggcttctccccttTCTAAATTCagcctaatgaagaagatgatcagaaattggcttttaattttgtttttaattcattttaataactaaatgactaaaatacccttaaagaaaaactttggaaacatgcctaaccatgtccattcttgtccaccaacttaaccaatggtctaattaccatataaagacctccaatttaaaatttcataacaattggacacctctaatatatagaactctacttttgctctttttacaattttggtctttttgactaaattgagtgcccaaacatcaaaatttttaaacgaaattttcacaaaatatttctgtgaaattgtaggccatataaatataataaaaataaatttttcctcatcagatttgtggtcccgaaaccact harbors:
- the LOC105763327 gene encoding uncharacterized protein LOC105763327 isoform X1; its protein translation is MLCVCVHYYIYWVFVSFIVDIYLFFFFLLILTPFQPPLKRLLTMFLGYHVIKTRTDTHKKKVRNLEERHANLVMDLDQMQWVAWKRLLAFENMGAFLLSAGTKGKQYSLPNSRVMIHQPLGGAEGGQIDIDIQLL
- the LOC105763327 gene encoding uncharacterized protein LOC105763327 isoform X2, with amino-acid sequence MFLGYHVIKTRTDTHKKKVRNLEERHANLVMDLDQMQWVAWKRLLAFENMGAFLLSAGTKGKQYSLPNSRVMIHQPLGGAEGGQIDIDIQLL